ATGAGGACCGGGTGGTGCGCGAGACCTTGGGGTCGATCAAGCGGGCGGGGGCGGATTTGATTTTTACGTATTTTGCGATGGATTTGGCGTTGGCGGGGATCTAACGGCGCCGTTTATCCCCTGTGGTGAGTGGGTTTGCTTTTCACAGGGGCGAGCTTGCGCAGATACACTTCGTTAGACGTTATCAAGCGATCAACGAAGTGGTGGTTTTTTGAAGTTTTGTATTAATCGAGTCTTGAGCGAGCAGCAGCAGCTCGCTTAGTGTGCTAATTGATTGTGCGGTAAGTTTTAAAGTGGGAGAGTCCCATTCGTAGTCTTTAATCACCTTTATTTGAAAATGCCCTTTTGCATCGAATGAAGGATACCAACCTACATCAATAAGAAAGCCGTCTGGATATTCAACCTGAAGCATGTCCTCCTTTAGGTTATGGGCTTGGTGCTCAATCCCGGAATTCTGCAGTATTGATAGCTCATCGTAAGTGATTTTGCCTTTCAGGAAATCTAACGAGATCATTTAGTTAACCTCCGAAATTCTCTTTCTGAAATAGGGTGGCCGTGAATGGTTTTTGCACTCAACTCTATGCGTATCCAGCGGCTGGATGCTCCTTCGCTGGCCCCAATGCTCTCAGAGTACTCCATCACTTTCCAAGGTTTTCCATTAGTAGTCGCTCTGCCATTTTTATAGGCTTCTCTTTCCAGATTTTCAATATTTATACCCGGTTTGTACTTTGCCGGGCCGGACTTTGTTGTTGCCAAAATATCTTTCCAAGGCATTTTCTTAGACGGGCTGTGCTTATAACCATGAGCGGTCCACTGAATTTCTTCAGGAGCAGGCAGCGTCGGCTGGCTGTCTTTGGTTTTTGCACTGGTTGCAGGATCTTCGACGCCTTCAGCGGGACCGCATTCACCAGGGCATCTACTCAGGCCAAGTGGATCAATCCAGCCAGTAGGGCTGGGCACGTACTGGTACCCATTGACCCCACCCGCCAACTTCACCGGGTCCGGCGTCAGGTAACGACCGATATCCGGATTGTAGTAGCGATGGCGGTTGTAGTGCAGGCCGCTTTCCCGGTCGAAATACTGACCTTGGAAGCGCAGCGGGTTGTCGATTTTGCCTACGTCGAGCCGCGCAATCTGGCCGTAGGCGCGGTAGTGGGCGGACCAGACGATTTCGCCCTCGGGGCTGGTCAGTTCCTGCGGTGTGCCGAGGTGGTCGAGTTGGTAGTGGTAGGGCGTTGTGGCTTGTGGTCCATAGCCTTCCAGCAGCGCCAGCGGGCGGAAGCTGTTGGGCTCGTAGAGGTAACTGCGATGGCGTTCCGCATGGTGCTCGGCAATCAGCTTGTCGCCTTGCCAGAAAAATTCCGTGGTCTTGCCATCGACGATTTTGCTGACACGTCGCCCAAACGGGTCATAGCGATAACTAGCGGTTTCGCCGTTCGGTTTTGTGATGCTGATTAACCGATGCTGGCAGTCGTAGCGGTACTCAGTAACGAGTTGCTGGCCTTTGCCGCGCCGTTCGCGGATCAGGTTGCCGAAGGCGTCGTAGTCGTAATGGCGGTCGCCCTGGATCATCAGGCGGTTGCCGGCAACGATGTCCGGGCCGGGGCGGTCTTGCATCAGCAGGTTGCCCGCTGGGTCGTGGGCAAAGCGCTCCTGGACGTCTTGGGAATGATCGGCGCGGGTCAGACGATTCAGTGGGTCGTAGCGGTAAAGGTGTTCGCCTTTGCGGGTGTCGAGCAGGCGGGTGAGGGTGCCGCTTTTGTCGTAGTCGTATTGGCGTTGGTAGAGGTAGTTTTGCTGCTGCGTAACGGCGTGGGCGTGTAGGCGGTTTTGCTCGTCGTAGTGATAGTGGCTGAGCAGTTGACCTTGTTGGCGTTGGTGTTCGCGGCCGCTCTTGAAGAGATGCGAGGTGAGCACTTCACCATTGAGTTCGACGGTGGCGAGGTGGCCGCCTTTGTCGTGGTTGAAGACGAGACGGTTGTTGTCCGGCAGGCGCAGGTTTTTCAGCTGGCCGCAGGCGTCGTAGCCATAGCGCAGGGTGCCCCAGCCTTGGTGCTCGGCAGTGAGGCGGTTTTGGCGGTCGTATTCGTAGGCCAACGCCCAGTGGCCGTCTTCGACGCTGAGGAGATTGCCTTGACGGTCGTAGCCATAGTCGACAACGCTGGCATCGGGCAGGGTTTTTCGTACGAGGCGACCGGCGTGGTCGCGCTCGTAGCGGGTGATGAGCTGACTGCCGTCGTCGCCGTGTTCGGTCTTTTCCAGCAGGTTGCCGTTGAGGTCGTAGACGTAGGCGGTGCGTTGGCCGTCGAAGCCGGTTTCCTGTTTGATCAGGCCATTGGGGTGGTAGGCGAGCTGGTAGGTTTCGCCGACTTCGTTTTCAATTTCGGTCAGCAGTAACCGAACATTGTCGTAGCGATACTTGACCTGGGTGCCGTCGGCGTTGATGCGGCGGCTGATCAGGTGCAGGCCATCGGCGTATTCGTAGCGGGTGACGTGACCGAGTTCATCGCGTTCAGCGATGATTTTGCCGTAGGGGTTGTAGCTGAATTCCCGGCAAGCGCCGCCGGGCTGGGTCAGTTTCAGCAGACGTCCTACGGCGTCCCATTCATAAAGAGTCCGCGCGCCATGCTCATCCTCACGTGCAACCTGCCGCCCTAGATCGTCATAGCGATAACGCTTGATCCCGCCATTGGGCAATTGCTCTTCCAGCAACTGCCCACGCTCATTCCACACCAGCCGATGGCAGCTGTGATCCGGGTACCAAACCCCGGTCAGTTGCCCGTGTTTGTTGTAGCTGTAATCGGTAACCTCGCCGTCAGGATCGGTCCTACGCGTAACATCGCCTTGCTCATTACGCTCGTATTTCCAGACTGCCTCCCCACGCCTCACAACCCGAACAAAACCGTTGTCATGCTCGTAGGACGTCGGCTCGTCATCTCCCGGAAACAACGCCACCAAGCGTCCGGCTTCGTCGTACTGATACGCCGTCACCGCGCCCAGCGGGTCTTGCTCGACGGTCAGCCGGCCCTTTTTATCGTAGGATTTGAAATGCTGCGCGCCGTCCGGATCGATGCGCTGCACCAACCGCGCCCGGTCGTCGTGGACATACACCTCCTGACTACCATCGACGTTATGCACGGTGACACGGCCGTCATCCCCCCAGGCATAGCGCGTGTCCATCTGCGAAAAGCTCGCCCAGTGCCGGACGCAACGCGCCGCCTTGCCGGAGCCTTCCCACTCCCAGAAGAAACTCGCCCCACCGGCCAGCTGCCGCTCAAGAATGACGTGCTGATCGTCGTACCGATAACGCTCGCTTTCACCGACGGCATTGGTCGCGCAAACCAGTCGTCCGTCTTCGTCATAGGCGTAGGAAACAACGTTCTGCTCGGTTTCCCAGACGTAGGGCTCACGCCCTTTGGCGCGATGCACCTGGTAGTCCACCGCCACGATTCGATCCAGCTCATAACGCAGCAGCAGCGAGCGACCAGCACCGTTATCCAGCCGCTCGATCCGCCCGGAAGGATCACGGCAAATGCGCAGGCGGTTGTCATACGCATCGCTGATCGCAGTCAGTACACCGTCGCGAAAGTGATAGAACCGCGACGCCTGGGCCAGCACTAACTCATCAGGAGCCGAGTCCAAGTAGATCGCCGCTTCCGCCAGGCTGTTGGTAATCGCAGGCCGAGCAGAAGTCGGCAAGGGCAGGGTAGTCGAGCGGTTCTCATGATCGGTCCACACCACCGAATCGCCCGACACACAAAGCCTGTGCGCCAGCGCATGACTCCAGCCAAACCCCAACCCGCAATCCAGTTCCACCGCACTGGTGCGATACAGCCGCGTCCAATCAAACGGCAAAATCCCGTCCAGCGCGCCATCGGTAAGGGTCAGCAATTCCTCGCCGGTGAACATCGACACCGGGCAACCATGAGTGACCGTCTTATCTGCTGTAGCCGCCGCATCTCCCTTCGGATTCGACGCCACGGCAGGCGCATCATCCACCGATTCCTGGCGGACCAACGTGGTGCGTTGGGTCTTGCTGCGCACCATCGACACCGGGTTCGAAACCAGCGTGTCGCCTGCCTTCAACGGCACCGCCGGCACTGCCTTGACCGGTGTCGCGGCACTGCTCAGTAACACCGGCTTGGCGACCTCGACATGCGGCCCCAACCCTGGCCCCACTACTTGCTTGGCCAGCAATTCCAACAACGCTCGTGCGCGCCCGGATTTGACGTGACTGAGCACACCAGCCCCCAATCGCACCACTACGCCCATCGCACCCAAGACGCGAATCAGCAGCAGATTGATCAGGACCTCACCGGTAATTTCGCCCCACAGTTCAGCCATCTCCGGCGGCGGGAGCATGCGCATCCAGCTGACCAGCGCCGATAGATAGATAAACAACAGCGGTTCATCACTGAGCACCAGCAAGCCCTGGGCGATCGCGTCACTGCTCAGTGTCAGCAGTTCATCGAGCTCAGTTTGAGAAAGGTATTGCAGCAGTTTTTCGCTGTTGGGCTTGAGGTCCGCCAGCAGCGCCGACAGCTCGCCAATGTTGTCCCACAGGCTGTAAAGCGCCTTGACCATGCCGCTGGCAAAGGCCGCCTCCAGCAGGCGGCGCCGCTCAAGCGGGCGAGCGTCTGCGTAACTTTTCCACTGGGCTTGGAAAGTGTCGGTCCACTCTTTGCGCAGCCGGGCTTCCAGCGCTGCGATCACCGACTGGTAGGAGGCATACAGCGCCTTGAGGTGATCCTGGGAAACGTTGGGGTAAAAGCTCACCCGATATTGCTGGTTGCGATCACACTCGGTGATCTCAAGGATGCCGCTCGGGCCGATGGTCTTGTGGATGGGCTCGCCCAACGGGCCGCCGTTTGGATCAACGCGTTGCAGCATCACCGCCGTGTCGCCGATCGGCACGAACCGCGTGCTCTGAAACATATGCACCAGGGTCAACGTACCGTTGGCCTGGCAGGTGGCGACGGTGCTGCTGGGAAACAGGGAGCGATTGATCGGGGCAACGAGCGTTACCTCATCGCCGACCTTGAACACCTGCTCAAGCTCCAGCGCCGAGAAGCTCCAGAAGCTATCGGCCCAATCGTCAAAGGTGTTCAGGCAATCGCGAAAGTCACGGAAGACGCTTTCAACGTCGACCGTTTTCACGTTCATTGGGGTTAGGGCCAGCCTGCCAATGACCGGGTTCAAGCGCCAACCCCATGAATCGGGGGCGTAACGAAAACAACCATCTGCAATCCCTCGCACTGTTTGATCAGGCGAGGGACTTTGCAGCGGTTCACAGGGCAGGGGAGTAGCGCTTATCCGGCAGTTATGTGGGATGTTTCAGCTAAGACCAGGCATCCGCTTCGGCTCACCGACGAACCCCGGTTAGACTTA
This genomic stretch from Pseudomonas synxantha BG33R harbors:
- a CDS encoding RHS repeat-associated core domain-containing protein — translated: MNVKTVDVESVFRDFRDCLNTFDDWADSFWSFSALELEQVFKVGDEVTLVAPINRSLFPSSTVATCQANGTLTLVHMFQSTRFVPIGDTAVMLQRVDPNGGPLGEPIHKTIGPSGILEITECDRNQQYRVSFYPNVSQDHLKALYASYQSVIAALEARLRKEWTDTFQAQWKSYADARPLERRRLLEAAFASGMVKALYSLWDNIGELSALLADLKPNSEKLLQYLSQTELDELLTLSSDAIAQGLLVLSDEPLLFIYLSALVSWMRMLPPPEMAELWGEITGEVLINLLLIRVLGAMGVVVRLGAGVLSHVKSGRARALLELLAKQVVGPGLGPHVEVAKPVLLSSAATPVKAVPAVPLKAGDTLVSNPVSMVRSKTQRTTLVRQESVDDAPAVASNPKGDAAATADKTVTHGCPVSMFTGEELLTLTDGALDGILPFDWTRLYRTSAVELDCGLGFGWSHALAHRLCVSGDSVVWTDHENRSTTLPLPTSARPAITNSLAEAAIYLDSAPDELVLAQASRFYHFRDGVLTAISDAYDNRLRICRDPSGRIERLDNGAGRSLLLRYELDRIVAVDYQVHRAKGREPYVWETEQNVVSYAYDEDGRLVCATNAVGESERYRYDDQHVILERQLAGGASFFWEWEGSGKAARCVRHWASFSQMDTRYAWGDDGRVTVHNVDGSQEVYVHDDRARLVQRIDPDGAQHFKSYDKKGRLTVEQDPLGAVTAYQYDEAGRLVALFPGDDEPTSYEHDNGFVRVVRRGEAVWKYERNEQGDVTRRTDPDGEVTDYSYNKHGQLTGVWYPDHSCHRLVWNERGQLLEEQLPNGGIKRYRYDDLGRQVAREDEHGARTLYEWDAVGRLLKLTQPGGACREFSYNPYGKIIAERDELGHVTRYEYADGLHLISRRINADGTQVKYRYDNVRLLLTEIENEVGETYQLAYHPNGLIKQETGFDGQRTAYVYDLNGNLLEKTEHGDDGSQLITRYERDHAGRLVRKTLPDASVVDYGYDRQGNLLSVEDGHWALAYEYDRQNRLTAEHQGWGTLRYGYDACGQLKNLRLPDNNRLVFNHDKGGHLATVELNGEVLTSHLFKSGREHQRQQGQLLSHYHYDEQNRLHAHAVTQQQNYLYQRQYDYDKSGTLTRLLDTRKGEHLYRYDPLNRLTRADHSQDVQERFAHDPAGNLLMQDRPGPDIVAGNRLMIQGDRHYDYDAFGNLIRERRGKGQQLVTEYRYDCQHRLISITKPNGETASYRYDPFGRRVSKIVDGKTTEFFWQGDKLIAEHHAERHRSYLYEPNSFRPLALLEGYGPQATTPYHYQLDHLGTPQELTSPEGEIVWSAHYRAYGQIARLDVGKIDNPLRFQGQYFDRESGLHYNRHRYYNPDIGRYLTPDPVKLAGGVNGYQYVPSPTGWIDPLGLSRCPGECGPAEGVEDPATSAKTKDSQPTLPAPEEIQWTAHGYKHSPSKKMPWKDILATTKSGPAKYKPGINIENLEREAYKNGRATTNGKPWKVMEYSESIGASEGASSRWIRIELSAKTIHGHPISEREFRRLTK